A window from Dehalococcoidia bacterium encodes these proteins:
- a CDS encoding type II toxin-antitoxin system Phd/YefM family antitoxin, producing MTTKVNVHEAKTHLSKLLERVEQGEEIVIARAGKPVAKLVPHAEQKQPRKPGGWEGRVWIAPDFDELPEEIAAAFRGERD from the coding sequence ATGACCACCAAGGTGAACGTCCACGAAGCCAAGACGCATCTATCGAAACTCCTCGAGCGCGTGGAGCAGGGAGAGGAGATAGTGATTGCGCGCGCCGGAAAGCCGGTCGCGAAGCTCGTGCCGCATGCGGAGCAGAAGCAGCCGCGCAAGCCCGGTGGATGGGAGGGCCGGGTGTGGATCGCGCCCGACTTTGACGAGCTGCCTGAGGAGATCGCAGCTGCCTTCCGAGGCGAGAGAGATTGA
- a CDS encoding type II toxin-antitoxin system VapC family toxin has protein sequence MRLLLDTHVLLWWLTNDPKLSDAAREALANPEASVFVSPASVWEIAIKQKLGRLDAPSDLEDQLRRHRFEALPITIGHAYSAGSLDRHHDDPFDRMLVAQAAAEGLTLVTRDTRFAAYGIQTLPA, from the coding sequence TTGAGGTTGCTGCTCGATACTCACGTCCTTCTATGGTGGTTGACAAACGACCCGAAGCTCAGCGATGCAGCCAGGGAAGCTCTCGCAAACCCCGAAGCCTCGGTCTTCGTGAGCCCGGCAAGCGTTTGGGAGATCGCGATCAAGCAGAAGCTCGGCAGGCTGGATGCGCCGAGCGACCTCGAGGATCAGCTCCGCCGCCACCGCTTCGAGGCGCTGCCTATAACGATCGGACACGCCTACAGTGCCGGGTCACTGGATCGGCACCATGACGACCCCTTCGACCGAATGCTCGTCGCCCAGGCGGCGGCGGAAGGTCTGACACTGGTCACACGCGATACGCGCTTCGCTGCTTACGGGATCCAAACACTGCCGGCCTAG